In Calothrix sp. PCC 7507, one DNA window encodes the following:
- a CDS encoding DUF2231 domain-containing protein: MNPELIEQLSGQLGPNGLPYSIPVHPNLVHLTLGLFIIGVTFDIIGVFLPLEKWVFKFLAISVERANFFDVGWYNMVASSIITFFTVAAGFYEMLLARPPANVKSAWGFQAMDTMIWHGVGGVVLLALIIGMTIWRGYQRYVWRPEEDRQVQWSYLLAGVTVMFVMYLHGTLGAQLAAEFGVHNTADSLLRLGEDLNTVLK, encoded by the coding sequence ATGAACCCAGAACTAATTGAGCAATTGAGTGGGCAACTGGGTCCTAATGGCCTACCTTACAGCATTCCAGTTCATCCCAACCTAGTTCACCTCACCCTAGGTTTGTTCATCATCGGGGTTACCTTTGATATCATTGGTGTCTTCTTACCCCTGGAAAAATGGGTCTTCAAATTTTTAGCAATTTCTGTAGAACGTGCCAACTTTTTTGATGTTGGCTGGTACAACATGGTGGCTTCATCCATCATCACCTTTTTCACAGTAGCAGCTGGCTTTTATGAAATGCTGCTGGCACGGCCACCAGCTAATGTGAAAAGTGCTTGGGGATTCCAGGCTATGGATACCATGATTTGGCATGGCGTAGGTGGTGTTGTGTTATTAGCGCTGATTATCGGCATGACTATCTGGAGAGGATACCAGCGCTACGTTTGGCGCCCAGAGGAAGATAGACAAGTGCAGTGGAGTTATCTATTAGCGGGTGTGACAGTCATGTTTGTCATGTACCTCCACGGCACCTTAGGGGCACAACTGGCGGCTGAATTTGGCGTACACAATACCGCAGATAGCTTGCTGCGATTGGGCGAAGACCTCAACACAGTATTGAAGTAA
- a CDS encoding DUF2231 domain-containing protein produces MLEYLTNLNDHNLPYPDAIHPIVIHFVIAMVLFAFFCDVVGYFTGNSRLFEVSWWNMFIATISIFVAIIFGQFEAGLAQPYEVAKSVLNLHTMIGWSLSGFIAAITAWRYVIRTRNPHRISIYYLGVGLILTAIVGLQVYLGDELVWIYGLHTVPVVEAIKDGMLP; encoded by the coding sequence GTGCTTGAGTATCTTACAAATTTAAACGACCACAACTTACCGTATCCGGATGCGATTCATCCCATCGTCATCCACTTCGTAATTGCGATGGTGCTATTTGCTTTCTTTTGTGATGTAGTTGGCTATTTTACTGGCAACTCCCGACTGTTTGAGGTGAGTTGGTGGAATATGTTTATTGCTACAATTTCCATCTTTGTGGCGATAATTTTTGGTCAATTTGAAGCTGGCTTGGCACAGCCTTACGAAGTAGCTAAGTCAGTATTAAATTTACATACAATGATTGGCTGGTCACTTTCAGGATTTATCGCTGCAATTACAGCATGGCGCTATGTAATTCGGACCAGAAACCCACACAGAATATCAATTTATTATCTAGGAGTGGGGTTAATTTTAACAGCGATCGTTGGCTTGCAGGTATATCTCGGTGATGAATTGGTTTGGATATATGGATTGCATACAGTACCAGTTGTAGAAGCAATTAAGGACGGTATGTTGCCATGA
- a CDS encoding methylmalonic aciduria and homocystinuria type D protein — protein MNYPKVYTSEQGCPINLVGKTGQAVQISIHSPSQYICANCERIIPDWKQQSFLWVVIVLQQSRYELVERTAKIETEKERLREKFMRFGCDLAFNLRDHGYLTDLIDPRTGYPLLSHPGAVPHDDTAVATALLKYQVIQNKCRVLVHPYWGTAVYPSTLISEAPPMIIESLIKGIAPMHGWQEMIQ, from the coding sequence GTGAACTATCCTAAAGTTTACACTTCGGAGCAAGGCTGTCCAATTAATTTAGTTGGCAAAACAGGACAAGCCGTTCAAATTTCGATTCATTCGCCCAGTCAGTATATCTGTGCCAACTGCGAACGGATCATACCAGATTGGAAACAGCAGTCTTTTTTGTGGGTAGTGATTGTTTTACAACAGTCACGATATGAATTAGTTGAAAGAACGGCGAAAATAGAGACAGAAAAAGAACGTTTGCGCGAAAAGTTTATGAGGTTCGGCTGTGATTTGGCATTTAATCTGCGCGATCATGGTTATTTAACAGACCTCATAGATCCCCGTACTGGCTATCCTTTACTTTCCCATCCAGGTGCAGTTCCCCACGATGACACAGCAGTGGCGACAGCTTTACTTAAATATCAAGTAATTCAAAATAAATGTCGTGTGCTAGTACACCCATACTGGGGCACAGCAGTTTATCCCAGCACCTTGATATCAGAAGCACCACCAATGATCATTGAATCGCTCATTAAAGGTATAGCACCTATGCATGGGTGGCAAGAAATGATTCAATAG
- a CDS encoding alpha/beta fold hydrolase: protein MPKVHVNGIDLFYDIKGEGEPLLLIAGFLCDHTYWSLLMPSLLKKYQVIHLDNRDIGQTSAPEDPYSTQQMASDVAALLNHIGIKKVHLAGHSMGGQIAQEIVLAHPEKVQSLTLLSSWAKGDALFNSIIETWGYLPYTVDPKLYQQIILPWIFTDGFYSTPGMIEMIINMRINNPFPPTPKGIYHQSRAILDSDTKDRLKDIHCPTLVIVGKQDILTPVKFSEQLTQGIANAELVILDGVGHGFLIEAPEAVSSAMLKFLISSNLD from the coding sequence ATGCCAAAGGTTCATGTTAACGGAATTGATTTGTTCTACGACATCAAGGGAGAGGGCGAGCCTTTACTATTAATTGCCGGCTTCTTATGCGATCATACTTATTGGTCGCTGCTGATGCCGTCCCTCCTCAAAAAGTATCAAGTCATTCACTTAGACAACCGAGATATAGGACAAACTTCTGCTCCTGAAGACCCTTATAGCACTCAACAAATGGCAAGTGATGTAGCAGCACTGCTAAATCACATCGGCATCAAAAAAGTGCATTTAGCAGGTCATTCAATGGGTGGTCAAATTGCCCAAGAAATAGTGTTAGCACACCCAGAAAAGGTACAAAGTCTCACCCTACTCTCGTCCTGGGCGAAGGGTGATGCTCTATTTAATAGTATTATTGAAACTTGGGGCTACCTCCCCTACACTGTAGATCCAAAACTTTATCAACAAATTATCTTGCCTTGGATATTTACCGATGGGTTTTACTCAACACCAGGCATGATTGAGATGATTATTAATATGCGGATAAACAACCCCTTCCCACCAACACCAAAGGGAATTTATCATCAAAGCCGTGCTATTCTAGATAGCGATACAAAAGACCGCCTTAAAGATATTCACTGTCCTACCTTAGTGATAGTCGGCAAACAAGATATTCTTACTCCAGTAAAGTTTTCTGAGCAACTTACTCAAGGTATTGCCAACGCTGAACTTGTTATTCTTGATGGTGTTGGTCATGGCTTCTTAATTGAAGCACCTGAAGCTGTGTCCTCAGCTATGCTCAAGTTCCTAATCAGCTCTAATCTTGATTGA
- a CDS encoding MFS transporter: protein MSRFATEKAGKKPVSLGLLGAAAFMVIADVRVIDPLLHIIADEFKVGVGSAAVIVSAYTIPYGLFQLVYGPLGDHIGKLKVITAALTAFAVGTAACAFMPNIILLTLLRFLTGMFAAGIIPVTLAYIGDNFPYEERQAAIGKYLSALVLGQILGGSLGGIFGEYISWRDIFLVFGIISLGVAILLWRGMRHLSDGHRPQSQVARFTFRPYFQLLTQPVARTVIVGVFIEGFCLFGGFAYVGAFLRDRYNLPYVAIGFMLSGFGLGGLIYSRAVKWLVSRLGERGLMGVGGLLMCISFLAIALFQNWILFVPLSIIMGLGFYMMHSTLQTQATELAPEARGTAVSLFAFNLFIGQGIGAAVFGRVVDNFGYVPCFIFAGIAIALLSFWLVKQKQRIGFT, encoded by the coding sequence ATGAGTAGGTTCGCAACTGAAAAAGCAGGTAAGAAACCTGTTTCATTAGGATTGTTGGGTGCGGCTGCTTTCATGGTAATTGCAGATGTGCGGGTGATTGACCCACTACTGCACATTATTGCTGATGAGTTTAAAGTCGGTGTGGGCAGTGCGGCGGTGATTGTTTCAGCATATACAATTCCCTATGGACTGTTTCAATTAGTTTATGGTCCATTAGGCGATCACATCGGCAAACTCAAGGTGATTACGGCCGCACTGACAGCTTTTGCGGTGGGTACCGCTGCTTGTGCTTTCATGCCTAATATTATTCTACTTACCTTGCTACGGTTTCTTACGGGGATGTTTGCAGCGGGGATTATCCCTGTCACGTTAGCTTATATTGGTGATAATTTTCCTTATGAAGAACGCCAAGCTGCTATCGGTAAATATCTGAGTGCTTTAGTATTAGGTCAAATCCTCGGCGGTAGTTTGGGCGGCATTTTTGGTGAATATATTAGTTGGCGAGATATCTTTTTAGTATTTGGGATTATCTCTCTTGGCGTTGCTATATTATTGTGGCGTGGGATGCGTCATCTCAGTGATGGGCATCGTCCTCAAAGTCAAGTAGCTAGGTTTACATTCCGGCCTTATTTCCAACTGCTGACGCAACCAGTGGCGCGGACTGTGATTGTAGGAGTATTTATTGAAGGCTTTTGTCTGTTTGGTGGATTTGCTTATGTTGGTGCATTTCTGCGAGACAGATATAATTTGCCCTATGTGGCGATTGGATTTATGCTGAGTGGTTTTGGATTGGGAGGATTGATTTACAGTCGCGCTGTGAAGTGGTTGGTAAGTAGACTGGGTGAACGCGGTTTGATGGGTGTGGGTGGACTGTTAATGTGTATCTCATTTTTAGCGATCGCATTATTCCAAAACTGGATACTTTTTGTCCCTTTAAGCATCATCATGGGATTAGGCTTCTATATGATGCATAGCACCCTGCAAACCCAAGCGACAGAGTTAGCACCAGAAGCAAGAGGAACGGCGGTATCACTGTTCGCCTTCAATTTGTTTATTGGCCAAGGAATAGGTGCAGCCGTGTTTGGTAGAGTAGTGGATAATTTCGGCTATGTTCCCTGTTTTATTTTCGCTGGAATAGCGATCGCTCTACTCTCTTTCTGGCTAGTTAAGCAGAAGCAGCGTATAGGATTTACATAA
- a CDS encoding TonB-dependent siderophore receptor, whose translation MFKRQLSMIGVLSVLLTSPAFAEAIEQIPQTKKDKSGSVVAKIRRLSEIDIPATNIKDWLSQSSTPNAQSPVQVTGVRVNRTETGIEVILETKEGEKLKPISRNEQNTLITDITNSQLALPNAKDFRSDNPVAGITAVTVTQVDSNSIRVTVTGEAGAPKVELFDSDEGLIFGLTPVVSAAQQSPTQNPTLPREGAQENQPEKPSANTDEPIELVVTGEQDGYRVPEASTATRTDTPLRDIPQSIQVIPQQVIRDQGITRITDATRNVSGTTLASGYGNLIGDVRVRGFYSGILRDGFSTGALNFFIDGGNIEQVEVVKGPASVLYGALEPGGIVNYVTKKPLRTPYYAADVTVGSYDFYKGAIDLTGPLSQDERLLYRLNVSYENSGSYRDFVDNDILFIAPVLTYQFSDATNLTFAYEYLNAKLGFDRGLRPVSAFLNVPINLNIAEPDDFQNIEEHRVNLTLNHRFNQHLSLRSGFTYLSEKGDSFVTQPGELDADGRTLTDRGYFGGPGFGDNYALQTDLISDFKTGAIAHQLLLGLEWRKRYQADQGIGGVYEGTFDIFNPVYGLPRIPDPDSFFEQTTTTTGIYLQDQVTLLPNLKLLAGGRYDFVEYSSGDGQSAPTEFYDSAFSPRVGIVYQPIEPISLYASYSRSFTPNNSRTASGEPLEPSRATQFEVGVKAELFDQRLSATLVAYDITKTNIPTTDPDNDEFSIAVGEVKSRGIELDIAGEILPGWKVIASGYLNDGFVSKDNNLPEGRRLTNAPTHGASLWTTYEVQTGDWKGLGIGAGMFFVGDRTANIDDPLTLPSYVRTDASISYKRDKWRAALNFKNIFNVKYYESNDYLTFPQAPFTVQGTISVEF comes from the coding sequence ATGTTTAAACGACAACTCTCCATGATAGGTGTGCTTTCTGTGCTGTTGACTTCGCCAGCTTTTGCAGAAGCAATTGAGCAAATACCTCAGACAAAAAAGGACAAAAGCGGGTCAGTAGTAGCGAAAATCCGCCGATTGAGTGAGATAGATATACCTGCGACCAATATTAAAGATTGGCTATCTCAATCTTCAACTCCTAATGCTCAATCTCCAGTACAAGTGACAGGAGTCCGTGTTAACCGCACCGAGACTGGCATAGAGGTAATTCTTGAAACCAAAGAAGGTGAAAAATTAAAGCCAATAAGTCGCAATGAGCAGAACACATTAATCACAGATATTACTAATAGTCAATTAGCTTTGCCAAATGCGAAGGACTTCCGCTCAGACAACCCAGTCGCGGGAATTACTGCTGTTACTGTTACCCAAGTGGATAGCAATAGTATTCGGGTGACAGTGACGGGTGAAGCGGGAGCGCCAAAAGTTGAGTTATTTGATAGTGATGAAGGCTTAATTTTTGGTTTAACGCCAGTCGTATCTGCTGCACAGCAATCGCCAACGCAAAACCCCACCTTGCCAAGGGAAGGGGCACAAGAAAATCAGCCGGAAAAACCATCAGCTAACACCGATGAACCGATTGAACTGGTGGTGACTGGTGAACAGGATGGATATCGTGTGCCAGAAGCATCAACTGCAACCAGGACTGATACACCTTTACGTGATATTCCCCAGTCAATTCAGGTGATTCCCCAGCAGGTAATCAGGGATCAAGGAATTACACGAATTACCGATGCGACTCGCAACGTTTCCGGCACAACACTCGCATCAGGCTACGGCAATCTCATCGGCGATGTCCGTGTTCGTGGCTTCTATAGTGGTATTTTGAGAGATGGATTCTCCACTGGTGCTTTAAATTTCTTCATTGATGGCGGCAATATTGAACAGGTAGAGGTGGTAAAAGGGCCTGCTTCAGTGCTGTATGGAGCGTTGGAGCCTGGTGGAATCGTGAATTATGTCACCAAAAAACCCTTGCGTACTCCCTACTATGCAGCCGATGTTACCGTCGGCAGCTACGACTTCTACAAGGGTGCGATCGACTTGACTGGTCCATTGAGTCAAGACGAACGATTGCTGTATCGCTTGAATGTTTCTTATGAAAACTCCGGTAGCTACCGGGATTTTGTTGATAATGATATCCTTTTTATCGCTCCTGTTCTCACCTATCAGTTTAGCGACGCAACCAACCTCACCTTCGCCTATGAATATCTCAACGCGAAACTGGGGTTCGATCGCGGCTTGCGACCTGTCTCTGCTTTCCTCAATGTGCCGATAAATCTGAATATTGCCGAACCTGACGATTTTCAAAACATTGAGGAACATCGCGTTAATTTAACGCTGAACCATCGGTTTAATCAGCATCTGAGCCTCAGAAGCGGCTTCACCTACCTCTCTGAGAAGGGAGACAGTTTTGTGACTCAACCCGGAGAACTCGACGCAGACGGGCGCACGTTGACAGATCGAGGGTACTTTGGTGGACCGGGTTTCGGTGACAACTATGCGTTGCAAACGGATTTGATTAGTGACTTCAAGACGGGTGCGATCGCTCATCAACTGCTGTTGGGGTTAGAATGGCGCAAAAGATATCAGGCTGATCAGGGTATCGGTGGGGTTTATGAGGGGACATTCGATATTTTCAATCCCGTCTATGGCTTACCCCGCATACCAGATCCCGATAGTTTCTTCGAGCAAACAACAACCACCACTGGCATTTACCTGCAAGATCAGGTGACATTGCTCCCAAATCTCAAATTACTCGCTGGCGGCAGATATGATTTTGTGGAATACAGTAGTGGCGACGGTCAATCAGCGCCCACTGAATTTTATGATAGTGCTTTTTCACCCCGCGTTGGCATTGTCTATCAGCCCATTGAACCGATATCGCTCTATGCCAGCTACAGTCGTTCCTTTACTCCCAATAATTCTAGAACTGCTAGTGGAGAGCCGCTAGAGCCTTCGCGGGCAACTCAGTTTGAAGTGGGTGTGAAAGCTGAACTGTTTGATCAACGACTGTCAGCCACACTTGTAGCTTATGACATCACCAAAACCAATATTCCTACGACAGATCCTGATAACGACGAGTTCTCGATTGCCGTCGGAGAAGTGAAAAGCCGAGGTATTGAACTGGATATTGCGGGAGAGATTTTACCCGGCTGGAAGGTGATTGCTTCTGGTTACTTGAATGATGGATTTGTCAGTAAAGATAATAATCTTCCCGAAGGTCGCCGCTTGACAAATGCACCAACTCATGGAGCAAGTCTGTGGACAACTTATGAAGTGCAAACGGGTGACTGGAAAGGCTTGGGAATTGGGGCAGGAATGTTTTTTGTAGGCGATCGCACTGCCAATATCGACGATCCATTAACCCTTCCCTCTTATGTCAGAACCGATGCTTCTATCTCTTACAAACGCGATAAATGGCGGGCGGCGCTCAACTTTAAGAACATCTTCAATGTCAAATATTACGAATCAAACGACTACCTCACTTTCCCCCAAGCACCATTTACGGTTCAGGGCACAATTTCTGTGGAGTTTTGA
- a CDS encoding IS4 family transposase — protein sequence MEKHQSVSIRQISRNRAEQVGYYRFLSNENVTIGELVGSLSDHCVSQVEDKHILAISDSSEINLQSHVGRLKAEGLGVVGNNTDVGFYIHPTLVLDAENGFPLGLSTVQLWTREIDHADKHERNYKKLPIEEKESYKWLRSADETQRCLSIGNAKMVTHIADRESDMYEEFTTVPNRKNHVLVRARIDRRLIGKTQSLYAYLNQQPSEGTYTVDVPADSRIGRTAREALLIVRCALVKIQRPEKLSAKDYPPSVTLYAVEAVEVNPPAGTEPIHWRLLTTHQVVCLEQALQIIRWYTWRWRIEQLFAILKTAGLNLEATQLESIAAIKRLSVLALSVAVRILQMIQGRDNPELSANLAFSDEQQQCLSTLAPTVEGHTPRQQNPYPPHSLPWATWIIARLGGWSGYKSQKPPGITTLTRGLKQFESTFFGWKLALGLLVCTP from the coding sequence ATGGAAAAACATCAATCAGTCAGCATTCGCCAAATAAGTAGAAATAGAGCAGAACAGGTGGGGTACTACCGCTTTTTGTCGAATGAGAATGTGACAATAGGGGAATTAGTCGGCAGCCTATCAGACCACTGTGTATCACAGGTAGAAGACAAGCATATATTAGCCATCAGTGATAGTAGCGAAATTAACTTGCAGTCTCATGTTGGTAGGTTGAAAGCAGAGGGTCTAGGTGTAGTCGGAAACAACACAGACGTAGGGTTTTATATTCATCCAACTTTAGTATTGGATGCAGAGAATGGATTTCCATTGGGATTAAGCACAGTACAACTGTGGACGCGAGAGATAGACCATGCCGATAAGCATGAACGAAATTACAAAAAGTTACCGATAGAGGAAAAAGAATCATACAAATGGCTGCGTTCAGCCGATGAAACCCAAAGATGTTTAAGTATTGGTAATGCCAAAATGGTGACTCATATCGCCGATAGAGAAAGCGATATGTATGAAGAATTTACGACCGTACCAAATCGCAAAAATCACGTGTTGGTCAGAGCGCGCATTGACCGTCGCCTCATAGGAAAGACCCAATCGCTGTATGCGTATTTAAACCAACAACCTAGCGAGGGGACTTATACCGTGGATGTTCCAGCAGATTCACGTATTGGTAGAACCGCAAGAGAGGCATTATTAATTGTGCGCTGTGCGCTGGTAAAAATTCAACGTCCAGAGAAATTGAGTGCCAAAGATTATCCCCCTAGTGTAACGCTTTACGCCGTGGAAGCTGTGGAAGTCAACCCACCTGCGGGTACGGAACCGATTCATTGGCGATTGTTGACCACCCACCAAGTTGTTTGTCTAGAACAAGCACTACAAATCATTAGATGGTACACATGGAGATGGCGAATTGAACAACTATTTGCCATCCTCAAAACTGCTGGTTTAAATCTCGAAGCTACTCAGCTTGAGTCCATTGCTGCCATTAAGCGACTGAGTGTTTTAGCTTTGTCAGTAGCTGTGCGAATTTTACAAATGATTCAGGGACGGGATAATCCTGAGTTGTCTGCAAATCTAGCTTTTTCGGATGAGCAACAGCAATGTTTATCTACTCTTGCACCAACTGTAGAAGGTCACACTCCACGTCAACAAAATCCCTATCCTCCTCATTCCTTACCTTGGGCTACCTGGATTATTGCTCGTCTTGGTGGTTGGTCTGGTTACAAGTCTCAAAAACCTCCAGGAATTACTACTTTGACTCGGGGGCTTAAGCAGTTTGAATCCACCTTTTTTGGCTGGAAACTCGCTCTGGGTCTACTTGTGTGTACACCGTAG
- a CDS encoding PepSY domain-containing protein — protein sequence MNSKSLRNWIFTLHRYLGLALGLIAIIIGLTGSLLIFHAEIQQYDEHLQSGTITPQGEKLPIETVLNTVKKAYVDQPDATVKRYYPSIKPDQPIKVILKTKESDWNQLFVNPYTGVILNPNPKPSSIQKVYDIIYPLHYNLLGGDIGTKFVGIVGLLFTILSITGIILWPGWRKLIAGFKIKWNAHPKRVNFDVHKVAGVITATFLIFTFFTGFCWNFSEFVNPIIYAATFSKANVDLVSVPISGKAPLRVAEQVKIAQAAIPDAPLRLIAFPSKPEEATWLSFNLPQGGEGDVFLDQYSGKVRVSTPTTKSLGDRILYSFNDLHYGTFWGIPSRILYLFVGLAPLVLFMTGFVMWRYRRLQNHGVERKVLQMDGIEK from the coding sequence ATGAACTCTAAATCACTGCGAAACTGGATATTCACCCTGCACCGCTACTTAGGCCTAGCCTTGGGACTGATAGCAATCATCATTGGCTTGACGGGTAGTTTATTGATCTTCCATGCGGAAATTCAGCAATATGATGAGCATCTACAATCAGGCACCATTACCCCTCAAGGGGAAAAACTACCGATTGAAACTGTCCTTAACACCGTCAAAAAAGCCTATGTTGACCAACCAGACGCAACTGTTAAAAGATATTACCCATCTATAAAGCCAGATCAACCAATCAAGGTGATCCTTAAAACCAAAGAAAGTGACTGGAATCAACTCTTCGTCAACCCCTACACAGGGGTAATCCTCAACCCCAACCCCAAGCCAAGCTCGATCCAAAAGGTATATGACATTATCTATCCCCTCCACTACAACCTTTTAGGCGGTGACATTGGTACCAAGTTTGTGGGAATTGTGGGATTATTGTTCACAATCTTGAGCATTACAGGCATTATCCTCTGGCCTGGTTGGCGCAAATTGATCGCTGGCTTCAAAATTAAGTGGAATGCTCATCCCAAACGTGTGAATTTTGATGTTCACAAAGTTGCTGGTGTGATTACAGCCACGTTTCTGATTTTTACCTTTTTCACAGGGTTTTGCTGGAATTTTTCGGAATTTGTCAACCCGATAATCTATGCGGCTACTTTCTCCAAAGCAAATGTTGATTTGGTTTCTGTACCCATTTCCGGTAAGGCTCCACTAAGAGTTGCAGAGCAGGTAAAAATCGCTCAAGCTGCTATTCCTGATGCACCACTCCGACTAATTGCTTTTCCAAGTAAACCAGAAGAAGCAACGTGGTTGAGCTTTAATCTTCCCCAAGGTGGTGAGGGAGATGTTTTTCTTGACCAGTATAGTGGCAAGGTACGGGTGTCTACGCCAACTACTAAATCATTAGGCGATCGCATCCTCTATTCCTTTAACGATTTGCACTATGGCACTTTCTGGGGAATTCCATCCCGGATTCTCTACCTATTTGTCGGACTTGCACCGTTAGTTTTATTTATGACAGGCTTTGTGATGTGGCGGTATCGTCGTCTGCAGAATCACGGAGTAGAAAGGAAAGTGCTACAGATGGATGGTATTGAAAAATAG
- a CDS encoding TldD/PmbA family protein, translating into MPTTFAEVNNLLADLIARYSSQVDYLMIRLEEAEGTDIFLRGDKVETLSEGISIGGHIRACYKGGWGLSCFNQLSTIKERIEEAIAAARIVGDEETLLAPIDPVQAICNLPLTGTNPRNVSLSQKKELCDRYSDLLKSVDPRITTTSVRYGDSAQRIILATSEGTLIEQSWVDMEMRFAATARNGDTVQTGRETTGSRKAYEDLTNLDAQIKSAAQRAVAALSLPPVKGNTYTVVIDPVLTGLFVHEAFGHLSEADMAYENPDLLEVMTIGRRFGPEELQIFDGAAPEGHRGSYFYDDEGTPATTTQLIKDGVLVGRLHSRETAGKLEEAPTGNARCLNYHFTPIVRMTNTWIERGKTPVTDLFTDIAEGVYACNWLGGMTNGEMFTFSAGEAWMIRNGKIAEPVRDVTLSGNVFQTLADIEAVGEDFYWDESGGCGKGGQNGLPVGCGGPSLRIRDVVVGGET; encoded by the coding sequence ATGCCGACTACATTTGCTGAGGTAAATAATTTGCTTGCTGATTTGATTGCCCGCTACTCATCCCAAGTAGATTATCTGATGATTCGCCTGGAAGAAGCCGAAGGCACCGATATCTTTTTACGTGGTGATAAGGTAGAAACCCTGAGCGAAGGGATCTCAATTGGGGGACATATTCGCGCTTGTTATAAAGGTGGGTGGGGGTTGAGCTGCTTTAACCAGCTGTCTACCATTAAAGAGCGGATAGAAGAAGCGATCGCTGCAGCGCGAATTGTGGGTGATGAAGAAACTTTACTCGCTCCCATTGACCCAGTGCAAGCAATATGCAATCTACCGCTGACAGGTACTAATCCCCGGAATGTGAGTTTAAGTCAGAAAAAAGAATTGTGCGATCGCTATTCTGATTTACTTAAAAGTGTAGATCCCCGCATCACTACTACTTCGGTGCGCTACGGTGACAGCGCTCAACGAATTATTCTCGCCACCTCAGAAGGAACTCTGATTGAACAATCTTGGGTGGATATGGAAATGCGTTTTGCAGCTACTGCGAGAAATGGAGACACCGTGCAAACAGGTAGGGAAACTACCGGCTCCCGCAAAGCCTATGAAGATTTAACTAATTTGGATGCACAAATTAAGAGCGCTGCTCAAAGAGCCGTTGCAGCTTTATCTTTGCCCCCAGTCAAAGGTAACACCTACACTGTAGTCATTGACCCCGTTCTCACAGGTTTGTTTGTCCATGAAGCCTTTGGACATCTATCTGAGGCTGATATGGCTTACGAAAACCCAGATTTGTTAGAAGTCATGACTATTGGACGGCGTTTTGGCCCTGAAGAACTCCAGATTTTTGACGGCGCTGCTCCTGAAGGTCATCGAGGTAGCTATTTTTACGATGACGAAGGCACACCTGCTACTACTACCCAACTCATTAAAGATGGCGTTTTGGTGGGGCGCTTACATTCCCGTGAAACAGCGGGCAAATTAGAGGAAGCACCCACAGGTAATGCACGCTGTCTTAATTATCACTTCACTCCGATTGTGCGGATGACAAATACTTGGATTGAACGGGGGAAAACGCCTGTTACAGACTTATTCACAGACATCGCCGAAGGAGTATATGCCTGTAATTGGCTGGGTGGGATGACAAATGGCGAAATGTTCACATTTAGCGCTGGGGAAGCCTGGATGATTAGAAACGGCAAAATTGCCGAACCTGTGCGGGATGTGACACTTTCTGGTAATGTTTTCCAGACCCTTGCAGATATTGAAGCCGTTGGCGAAGATTTTTATTGGGATGAATCTGGGGGTTGTGGTAAAGGTGGACAAAATGGTTTACCAGTTGGCTGTGGTGGCCCTAGTTTACGAATTCGAGATGTAGTGGTGGGAGGAGAAACATAA